The following are encoded in a window of Sinomonas cyclohexanicum genomic DNA:
- a CDS encoding prolyl oligopeptidase family serine peptidase, with amino-acid sequence MSAQSPEPAADTTTLAPVSPAPADQPVDENIWLEDIHGQDQLAWVREQNARTEELLETGDYPELEARILEVMDSTDRIPMVTKRGDWYYNFWRDAEHPKGLWRRTRWESYVTDAPEWETVLDVDALAAAEGTEWVWGGAGFLRPADGVSWRRCMVRLSPDGGDAAAVREYDVEERAFIAPAEGGFALPAAKGGVDWLDADTLIVSSTLGEDAVTTSSYPRIVRKLPRGTDLADAEVIYEVPAEHMMAGGGFDDTPGFERLIVSDRMSFFDVQHSVWRDGAWAPIPVPTDVDVDLHREWILFRPQREWALEGTDGTGTVFPGGSLLVADFEAFMGGSRSVTVLFAPDEHTSLQSWSWTKSHLMLNLLRDVSSEIRILTPAVAGPDGAHDGAWSQSVLDACPPLHLVESYAVDDEDPEAGDDYWLVVTGFLTPATLLRGTLGGGHADVKRAPSFFDESRFEVEQHFATSADGTRVPYFQIGPKDLELDGTAPTQLSGYGGFEIARTPAYSGTVGRSWLEKGGVYVVANIRGGGEYGPAWHQAALKANRHRAYEDFAAVARDLIRRDVTSPQHLGCSGGSNGGLLVGNMLVHYPELFGAISCGVPLLDMRRYTKLSAGYSWIAEYGDPDNPEEWEFIKTFSPYHLLHDGVEYPDTFIWTATSDDRVGPVQARKMAARMEAMGIPNVWFHEALEGGHAGASDNRQAAALQARSQSFLWRALTGTLR; translated from the coding sequence ATGAGTGCCCAGTCGCCGGAGCCCGCCGCAGACACGACCACGCTCGCGCCGGTCTCCCCCGCTCCCGCGGACCAACCCGTCGACGAGAACATCTGGCTCGAGGACATCCACGGCCAGGACCAGCTCGCGTGGGTCCGCGAGCAGAACGCCCGGACCGAGGAACTGCTCGAGACCGGGGACTACCCCGAGCTCGAGGCCCGCATCCTCGAAGTCATGGACTCCACGGACCGCATCCCGATGGTGACCAAGCGCGGCGACTGGTACTACAACTTCTGGCGCGACGCCGAGCACCCCAAGGGCCTGTGGCGCCGCACCCGCTGGGAGTCCTATGTGACGGACGCGCCGGAGTGGGAGACCGTGCTTGATGTCGACGCGCTCGCCGCCGCCGAGGGCACCGAGTGGGTGTGGGGCGGGGCGGGCTTCCTGCGTCCGGCCGACGGCGTCTCGTGGCGCCGCTGCATGGTTCGGCTCTCCCCCGATGGCGGCGACGCGGCCGCCGTGCGCGAGTACGACGTCGAGGAGCGCGCCTTCATTGCCCCGGCCGAGGGCGGATTCGCGCTTCCCGCGGCCAAGGGCGGTGTGGACTGGCTCGACGCGGACACGCTCATCGTCTCCTCGACGCTCGGGGAGGACGCGGTGACAACGTCCTCGTACCCCCGGATCGTGCGGAAGCTGCCGCGCGGCACTGATCTCGCCGACGCCGAAGTGATCTACGAGGTCCCCGCCGAGCACATGATGGCTGGCGGCGGGTTCGACGATACCCCCGGGTTCGAGCGGCTCATCGTCAGCGACAGGATGAGCTTCTTCGACGTGCAGCACTCGGTGTGGCGCGACGGGGCGTGGGCGCCGATCCCCGTGCCCACCGACGTGGACGTGGACCTGCACCGCGAGTGGATCCTGTTCCGGCCGCAGCGGGAATGGGCCCTCGAGGGCACTGATGGGACCGGGACCGTGTTCCCGGGAGGCTCGCTGCTCGTGGCCGACTTCGAGGCCTTCATGGGCGGCTCCCGCTCGGTGACCGTGCTGTTCGCGCCCGACGAGCACACCTCGCTGCAGTCGTGGTCCTGGACCAAGAGCCACCTCATGCTCAACCTCCTGCGGGACGTCTCCTCGGAGATCCGGATCCTCACGCCGGCCGTGGCGGGACCCGACGGAGCGCACGACGGCGCGTGGTCGCAGTCCGTGCTCGACGCGTGCCCGCCGCTGCATCTCGTCGAGAGCTACGCCGTGGACGACGAGGACCCGGAGGCCGGGGACGACTACTGGCTGGTCGTGACCGGCTTCCTCACCCCCGCCACCCTCCTGCGCGGCACCCTCGGTGGGGGCCATGCGGACGTCAAGCGCGCGCCGTCGTTCTTCGACGAATCCCGGTTCGAGGTCGAGCAGCACTTCGCCACCTCCGCAGACGGCACCCGGGTGCCGTACTTCCAGATCGGGCCCAAGGACCTCGAGCTGGACGGCACCGCGCCCACGCAGCTCTCCGGCTACGGCGGCTTCGAGATTGCCCGGACGCCGGCGTACTCCGGGACCGTGGGGCGGTCGTGGCTCGAGAAGGGCGGCGTGTACGTCGTCGCGAACATCCGCGGCGGCGGCGAGTACGGCCCCGCGTGGCACCAGGCCGCACTCAAGGCCAACCGACACCGCGCGTACGAGGACTTCGCCGCGGTGGCGCGGGACCTCATCCGGCGGGATGTCACCTCACCGCAGCACCTCGGCTGCTCGGGCGGGTCCAACGGCGGGCTCCTCGTGGGGAACATGCTGGTCCACTACCCCGAGCTTTTCGGCGCGATCTCCTGCGGCGTGCCGCTGCTGGACATGCGCCGGTACACGAAGCTCTCCGCGGGGTACTCGTGGATCGCGGAGTACGGCGACCCGGACAATCCCGAGGAATGGGAATTCATCAAGACGTTCTCCCCGTACCACCTGCTCCACGACGGCGTGGAGTATCCGGACACGTTCATCTGGACGGCGACCTCGGATGACAGGGTCGGGCCGGTGCAGGCGCGGAAGATGGCCGCCCGGATGGAGGCCATGGGGATCCCCAACGTGTGGTTCCACGAAGCCCTCGAGGGCGGGCACGCCGGCGCGAGCGACAACCGGCAGGCGGCAGCCCTGCAGGCCCGGAGCCAGAGCTTCCTGTGGCGGGCGCTGACGGGGACGCTCCGCTGA
- a CDS encoding FAD/NAD(P)-binding protein, which produces MVRGGRLRVAVVGGGPRGASAVERLLAVYAGRAAAQSVDQAARDTAGSPPRLPRLEVTVYDPYAPGPGKVWRTEQLRLFLMNTQSFYPTLIPSEPGLAAPLAGGSFDEWRAAQRAAIEDGTSGLGSEEQAELKGLESRDFPPRALYGRYLADTWGALLAAAPPGATVRHVAAEVARVGRTPHGFAVTCSNGRAQEADAVVLALGHVPAQLGREQHALADAAGRLGLHYLPPAAPADVDWDQLPAGETVLVRGMGLNFFDVMAALTIGRGGRFSEGPDGRLDYSPSGREPRIVAASRRGVPYRGKAELDAYYAPSIQLRWFTREAALAPRRAGIQPSFDQDLWPLLHRDTLWAYYATLARVEPAAVSEGFLGALSAALSVEGPGWEPQASKAAHDGVVPARRLDLRALGAPLAGWHARDRADLDDRVLAYLDEDAAGSARGEDDPVKMAIAALHRGRAVLKEAVADGGITEASWVSGLRGWFEGLVEGLASGPPAERIRQLAALVRAGVVSTVGPEPRFSIDRTGPEGPAFIASSPWVGGPDVRARWLVEALAPANVIARADSPLVAGLLADGLARPRFLAGADGVPLPASGLDVSAPPYRALDVNGQPVEGLYVLGLQLSAVQWGTAIAAEAHPFAAPGEAHDGAPYPSAQRTLRDADAIARDILRVIS; this is translated from the coding sequence ATGGTTCGGGGAGGCAGGCTGCGCGTGGCGGTGGTGGGCGGCGGCCCGCGCGGTGCCTCGGCGGTCGAGCGGCTCCTCGCGGTGTACGCGGGGCGGGCCGCGGCGCAGTCTGTGGACCAGGCTGCGCGCGACACCGCCGGGTCGCCCCCTCGGCTTCCGCGCCTCGAGGTCACCGTCTACGACCCCTACGCCCCGGGCCCGGGCAAGGTCTGGCGTACGGAGCAGCTGCGGCTGTTCCTCATGAACACACAGTCCTTCTATCCCACGCTCATCCCGAGCGAGCCCGGCCTCGCGGCCCCGCTTGCGGGCGGCAGCTTCGACGAGTGGCGCGCCGCGCAGCGTGCGGCGATCGAGGACGGGACGTCGGGGCTCGGCTCGGAGGAGCAGGCCGAGCTGAAGGGCCTCGAATCCCGCGACTTCCCGCCCCGCGCCCTCTATGGCCGGTACCTCGCGGACACATGGGGCGCACTGCTCGCCGCCGCTCCGCCCGGCGCCACCGTCCGCCACGTCGCCGCGGAGGTCGCCCGCGTGGGCCGGACCCCTCACGGGTTCGCCGTGACATGCTCGAACGGCCGCGCGCAGGAGGCGGACGCCGTCGTGCTCGCCCTGGGCCACGTGCCGGCCCAGCTGGGCCGTGAGCAGCATGCGCTCGCCGACGCCGCCGGCCGGCTCGGCCTGCACTACCTCCCGCCCGCCGCGCCTGCGGACGTGGACTGGGATCAGCTGCCCGCCGGCGAGACCGTCCTGGTCCGCGGCATGGGCCTGAACTTCTTCGACGTCATGGCCGCGCTCACGATCGGCCGCGGCGGCCGGTTCTCCGAGGGGCCGGACGGTCGCCTCGACTACAGTCCGTCGGGCCGTGAGCCCCGCATCGTCGCGGCGTCGCGTCGCGGCGTCCCGTACCGCGGCAAGGCCGAACTCGACGCCTACTACGCGCCGTCCATCCAGCTGCGCTGGTTCACGCGCGAGGCGGCGCTGGCCCCGAGGCGCGCAGGAATCCAGCCGTCCTTCGATCAGGACCTCTGGCCGCTCCTGCACCGGGACACGCTCTGGGCGTACTACGCGACGCTCGCGCGCGTCGAGCCCGCAGCCGTTTCCGAGGGGTTCCTGGGCGCGCTGTCCGCGGCGCTCTCGGTGGAGGGCCCCGGCTGGGAGCCGCAGGCCTCGAAGGCGGCGCACGACGGCGTGGTCCCTGCACGGCGGCTCGACCTCCGTGCGCTCGGCGCGCCGCTGGCCGGCTGGCATGCCCGCGACCGCGCGGACCTCGACGACCGCGTTCTGGCGTACCTGGACGAGGACGCCGCCGGCTCTGCCCGCGGGGAGGACGACCCGGTCAAGATGGCCATCGCGGCCCTGCACCGCGGCCGCGCCGTGCTGAAGGAGGCCGTCGCGGACGGCGGGATCACCGAGGCCTCATGGGTCTCGGGCCTGCGCGGCTGGTTCGAGGGCCTCGTCGAGGGGCTCGCGAGCGGTCCGCCCGCCGAGCGGATCCGCCAGCTGGCCGCGCTGGTGCGTGCCGGCGTCGTGAGCACCGTGGGGCCGGAACCTCGTTTCTCGATCGACCGCACGGGACCGGAGGGGCCGGCGTTCATCGCGTCCTCGCCGTGGGTGGGCGGGCCGGACGTGCGGGCACGGTGGCTCGTGGAGGCGCTCGCGCCGGCGAACGTCATCGCGCGCGCCGACTCGCCGCTTGTCGCGGGGCTGCTCGCGGACGGCCTCGCGCGGCCGCGGTTCCTCGCTGGCGCCGACGGTGTGCCGCTGCCGGCCTCCGGCCTCGACGTGTCCGCGCCGCCGTACCGCGCGCTGGACGTCAACGGCCAGCCGGTCGAAGGCCTCTACGTGCTCGGCCTGCAGCTTTCCGCGGTGCAGTGGGGCACGGCGATCGCCGCCGAAGCACACCCGTTCGCCGCGCCCGGCGAGGCGCACGACGGCGCCCCCTACCCGAGCGCGCAGCGCACCCTTCGCGACGCAGACGCCATCGCGCGGGACATCCTGAGGGTCATCTCCTGA
- a CDS encoding ExeM/NucH family extracellular endonuclease, with protein MAAFTALPAMAADLASPQGGVVISEAYLSGGSAGAAFKNKFVELYNASAQDVDLSTWSLQYRSATGTGASSTTVSLSGKTIKAGGHLLVQGGQNGAPNPAGADLPAADVVASGLNPSGTTGTLILARKATALSLPTGSLTGNSDVADLLGYGTSNTFETKAATAPSANTDVRSLNRTGGKDTDDNSADFTLSATITPQNSGSTGTDPGTGTDPGTGTDPAGLKTIAEIQGTGTASPLIGQTVTTRGKVTAAYATGGFNGYYIQTPGSGGAPAAERASSDAIFIYSPSTVGSVHRGDYVEVTGAVSEYFDLTQISVASAGGLKVLPDAAPEVKPTSFSLPLSDTAKEALEGMVVAPEGPFTVTDNYSLNQYGEIGLAAGTSALVQPTAVAAYGSDAYSAAVADNAARKITLDDGASTNFMSAANKSQPLPYLTTADPVRVGSPTTFTGDVVFDYRNSAWKLQPLEQLTPSNAAVVQPAHFENTRQAAPAKVGGNLTMATFNVQNYFPTTGDTLQGCTYYTDRAGNPITVNSGCDARGAANQENLLRQQAKIVAAINASGADVISLEEIENSSKFGKDRDSALSILVDALNAATPDTWAFVPSPAVVPAQEDVIRMAFIYRKAVAAPVGGSVILDDAAFTGIARQPLAQAFKPVTGGDDTTFLAIVNHFKSKGSAATPDDTDKGQGASNLARTRQAQALVTFAETMKATAKTDKVLLVGDFNAYQFEDPIKVLTDAGYIDQEARTGKHTYAFGGMVGSLDHVLASPAADAKVSGADVWNINAYESIALEYSRYNYNVTNYYVADQYRSSDHDPFVLGMNLSPAPTEADLRLVNINDFHGRIDANTVKFAGTVEQLKAEAPGGNALFLSAGDNIGASVFASASQDDQPTLDVLNALEAKASAVGNHEFDKGFADLTGRVSSSAKFPYLGANVYQKGTTTPALPEYTVVQSGGLKVAVIGVVTRETPALVSPAGVSSLDFGDPTDAVNRVAAKIKAENLADVIVAEYHEGAGAGTPDGATLEAEIAAGGPFAKLVTETSSDIAAIFTGHTHKEYTWDGPVPGQPGKTRPVLQTGNYGENVGLIDLTVDLKTKQVTKYAQANVKRSTAGDDALVAAYPRVATVKGIVDAALAKAKEIGSQPIGKVTADITTAFSGGKRDDRASSSTLGGLVADSLLATLKDPTLGGAEIGVVNPGGLRAELYYADPSDASGTITYAEANAVLPFVNNLWTTSLTGAQVETMLEQQWQRDDAGNVPSRPYLQLGTSKNLTYTFDSTRPEGDRITSLQVNGAPIDPQRSYRVGTFSFLATGGDNFHVFTQGADTRDSGLIDRDAWISYLTANSPVSPDFAKRSAEVLNAPSVVAPGQQLSVTVQGLDLTSLGSPMNTQVSLTYYPKAGDPVLVNTFGVTGGKAVLDFTVPEFPQGGTYVVSALESHTTVTLPITVPVVDQPPVAASAQCKALRKNLDDPGNRAAKAIEALTKNYATLCGQ; from the coding sequence ATGGCTGCCTTCACGGCGTTGCCAGCCATGGCGGCAGACCTCGCGTCGCCTCAAGGCGGCGTCGTGATCAGCGAGGCGTACCTCTCCGGCGGCAGCGCCGGGGCCGCCTTCAAGAACAAGTTCGTCGAGCTCTACAACGCCTCCGCCCAGGACGTCGACCTGAGCACGTGGTCGCTCCAGTACCGCTCGGCGACCGGCACCGGGGCGTCCTCGACGACGGTCAGCCTCTCCGGCAAGACCATCAAGGCCGGCGGCCACCTGCTCGTCCAAGGTGGCCAGAACGGCGCGCCGAATCCGGCGGGCGCCGACCTTCCCGCAGCAGACGTCGTGGCTTCCGGCCTCAACCCATCCGGCACCACGGGCACCCTCATCCTTGCCCGCAAGGCCACCGCGCTCAGCCTGCCGACCGGCAGCCTGACCGGCAACTCCGACGTCGCCGACCTCCTCGGCTACGGCACCTCGAACACGTTCGAGACCAAGGCCGCCACCGCGCCGTCGGCCAACACCGACGTGCGCAGCCTCAACCGCACCGGCGGGAAGGACACCGACGACAACTCGGCGGACTTCACGCTCAGTGCGACCATCACGCCGCAGAACTCGGGCTCGACCGGCACGGACCCGGGGACGGGCACCGACCCCGGCACGGGCACCGACCCAGCGGGCCTGAAGACCATTGCCGAGATCCAGGGCACGGGCACCGCGAGCCCGCTGATCGGCCAGACCGTCACGACGCGCGGCAAGGTCACTGCGGCCTACGCCACCGGTGGGTTCAACGGCTACTACATCCAGACCCCGGGCTCGGGCGGGGCCCCCGCGGCGGAGCGCGCGTCGTCGGACGCGATCTTCATCTACTCGCCCTCCACCGTGGGCAGCGTGCACCGCGGCGATTACGTCGAGGTCACCGGCGCGGTCAGCGAGTACTTCGATCTGACCCAGATCTCCGTGGCCTCCGCTGGCGGGCTCAAGGTGCTCCCCGACGCGGCCCCCGAGGTCAAGCCCACCTCCTTCAGCCTGCCCCTCTCGGACACGGCGAAGGAGGCGCTCGAGGGCATGGTCGTGGCGCCCGAGGGTCCGTTCACCGTCACGGACAACTACTCGCTGAACCAGTACGGCGAGATCGGTCTGGCCGCGGGCACCTCCGCACTCGTGCAGCCGACGGCTGTCGCGGCCTACGGCTCTGACGCGTACAGCGCCGCGGTCGCCGACAACGCCGCGCGCAAAATCACCCTGGACGACGGCGCCTCGACCAACTTCATGTCGGCCGCCAACAAGTCCCAGCCGCTGCCCTACCTGACGACCGCTGACCCGGTTCGCGTGGGTTCCCCCACGACGTTCACGGGCGACGTGGTGTTCGACTACCGCAACAGCGCGTGGAAGCTCCAGCCGCTCGAGCAGCTCACGCCGTCGAACGCCGCCGTGGTCCAGCCCGCGCACTTCGAGAACACCCGCCAGGCGGCCCCCGCGAAGGTGGGCGGCAACCTGACGATGGCCACGTTCAATGTGCAGAACTACTTCCCGACCACGGGCGACACGCTCCAGGGCTGCACGTACTACACCGACCGCGCGGGGAACCCGATCACGGTGAACTCGGGCTGCGACGCGCGTGGCGCCGCGAACCAGGAGAACCTCCTGCGCCAGCAGGCCAAGATCGTCGCGGCGATCAACGCCTCCGGTGCGGACGTCATCTCGCTCGAGGAGATCGAGAACTCGTCCAAGTTCGGCAAGGACCGGGACTCGGCGCTCTCGATCCTCGTGGACGCGCTCAACGCCGCGACCCCGGACACGTGGGCGTTCGTCCCGAGCCCGGCCGTCGTCCCCGCGCAGGAGGACGTGATCCGCATGGCGTTCATCTACCGCAAGGCCGTCGCAGCGCCGGTGGGCGGCTCAGTGATCCTCGACGACGCCGCGTTCACGGGCATCGCACGCCAGCCGCTCGCCCAGGCGTTCAAGCCGGTCACCGGTGGAGACGACACGACGTTCCTCGCGATCGTGAACCACTTCAAGTCCAAGGGCTCGGCCGCGACACCGGATGACACGGACAAGGGCCAGGGTGCCTCGAACCTCGCCCGCACCCGCCAGGCGCAGGCGCTCGTGACGTTCGCCGAGACGATGAAGGCCACAGCGAAGACGGACAAGGTCCTGCTGGTCGGCGACTTCAACGCCTACCAGTTCGAGGATCCGATCAAGGTCCTCACGGACGCTGGTTACATCGACCAGGAGGCCCGCACGGGCAAGCACACGTACGCGTTCGGCGGCATGGTCGGGTCCCTCGACCACGTCCTCGCCTCCCCGGCCGCGGACGCGAAGGTCAGCGGTGCGGACGTCTGGAACATCAACGCCTACGAGTCGATCGCGCTCGAGTACAGCCGCTACAACTACAACGTCACGAACTACTACGTGGCGGACCAGTACCGCTCCTCCGATCACGACCCGTTCGTGCTCGGCATGAACCTCTCCCCGGCCCCGACCGAGGCGGACCTCCGGCTCGTGAACATCAACGACTTCCACGGCCGGATCGACGCCAACACCGTGAAGTTCGCGGGCACGGTCGAGCAGCTCAAGGCAGAGGCGCCCGGCGGCAACGCCCTGTTCCTGTCCGCGGGCGACAACATCGGCGCGTCCGTGTTCGCCTCGGCGAGCCAGGACGACCAGCCCACGCTCGACGTCCTCAACGCTCTCGAGGCCAAGGCCAGCGCGGTGGGCAACCACGAGTTCGACAAGGGCTTCGCGGACCTCACGGGCCGCGTCTCCTCGAGCGCGAAGTTCCCCTACCTCGGCGCCAACGTGTACCAGAAGGGCACGACGACGCCGGCCCTCCCCGAGTACACCGTGGTCCAGTCCGGCGGGCTCAAGGTCGCCGTGATCGGCGTCGTGACCCGGGAGACCCCGGCGCTCGTTTCGCCGGCCGGCGTGAGCTCGCTCGACTTCGGCGATCCGACGGACGCCGTCAACCGGGTGGCCGCGAAGATCAAGGCCGAGAACCTCGCCGACGTCATCGTGGCCGAGTACCACGAGGGTGCCGGTGCCGGCACGCCGGATGGTGCGACCCTCGAGGCGGAGATCGCCGCGGGCGGCCCGTTCGCGAAGCTCGTGACCGAGACGTCCTCCGACATCGCCGCGATCTTCACGGGCCACACGCACAAGGAGTACACGTGGGACGGGCCGGTCCCCGGCCAGCCCGGCAAGACCCGACCCGTCCTGCAGACCGGCAACTACGGTGAGAACGTGGGCCTGATCGACCTCACCGTCGATCTGAAGACCAAGCAGGTCACCAAGTACGCTCAGGCCAACGTCAAGCGCTCCACCGCGGGCGACGACGCTCTGGTCGCCGCATACCCGCGTGTCGCCACCGTCAAGGGCATCGTCGATGCGGCGCTCGCCAAGGCGAAGGAGATCGGCAGCCAGCCGATCGGCAAGGTGACGGCGGACATCACCACCGCGTTCTCCGGGGGCAAGCGCGACGACCGCGCGTCGTCGTCCACGCTCGGGGGCCTCGTGGCCGACTCGCTGCTGGCCACACTCAAGGACCCGACCCTCGGCGGCGCCGAGATCGGCGTCGTGAACCCGGGCGGCCTGCGCGCCGAGCTGTACTACGCCGACCCTTCCGACGCGTCGGGCACGATCACCTACGCCGAGGCCAATGCGGTCCTGCCGTTCGTGAACAACCTGTGGACCACCTCGCTCACCGGCGCCCAGGTCGAGACGATGCTCGAGCAGCAGTGGCAGCGTGACGACGCGGGCAACGTCCCGAGCCGTCCGTACCTCCAGCTGGGGACCTCGAAGAACCTCACCTACACGTTCGACTCGACCCGGCCCGAGGGCGACCGCATCACGTCGCTGCAGGTCAACGGGGCCCCGATCGATCCGCAGCGCTCGTACCGCGTGGGCACGTTCAGCTTCCTCGCAACCGGCGGGGACAACTTCCACGTCTTCACCCAGGGCGCCGACACCCGAGACTCGGGCCTGATCGACCGCGACGCGTGGATCTCGTACCTCACGGCGAACTCCCCGGTCTCCCCGGACTTCGCCAAGCGCAGCGCCGAGGTGCTCAACGCGCCGTCGGTCGTCGCCCCGGGCCAGCAGCTCTCGGTGACCGTCCAGGGCCTCGACCTGACCTCGCTGGGCAGCCCCATGAACACGCAGGTCTCGCTCACGTACTACCCGAAGGCGGGCGATCCGGTCCTCGTCAACACGTTCGGCGTGACCGGCGGCAAGGCGGTCCTGGACTTCACGGTCCCGGAGTTCCCGCAGGGCGGCACGTACGTGGTCTCGGCCCTCGAGTCGCACACGACCGTGACGCTGCCGATCACCGTCCCGGTAGTCGACCAGCCTCCGGTGGCGGCTTCCGCCCAGTGCAAGGCGCTCAGGAAGAACCTCGACGATCCGGGCAACCGGGCCGCGAAGGCGATCGAGGCGCTCACGAAGAACTACGCCACGCTGTGCGGCCAGTGA
- a CDS encoding VOC family protein — protein MPTPDLTAGAPCWTDLMTSDLEKAKAFYTELFGWTYETGDQETYGGYTTAFKDGAMVAGLMGKAEDQAAMPDVWTIYFKSDDIHATADAVAAAGGQVFMPPMEVPEQGHMAVFGDAGGAAFGVWQSTGHTGFAKLAEPGTPAWFELHALDYDGSVAFYSKALGWSLSVMGDTPEFRYSTLGEGREAKAGIFDAAKDLPEGVPAHWTVYWTVEDADETLAQATALGATVFMPAVDTPFGRMAALADPLGAPFRIIQDRGQEDGEGDTPTP, from the coding sequence ATGCCCACTCCCGACCTCACCGCCGGCGCACCCTGCTGGACGGACCTCATGACGAGCGACCTCGAAAAGGCCAAGGCGTTCTACACCGAACTCTTCGGCTGGACCTACGAGACCGGCGACCAGGAGACGTACGGCGGATACACGACCGCCTTCAAGGACGGCGCCATGGTGGCCGGCCTCATGGGCAAGGCGGAGGACCAGGCCGCCATGCCGGACGTCTGGACCATCTACTTCAAGTCCGACGACATCCACGCGACCGCCGACGCGGTCGCGGCCGCGGGCGGGCAGGTCTTCATGCCGCCCATGGAAGTCCCCGAGCAGGGCCACATGGCGGTGTTCGGCGACGCCGGCGGTGCAGCGTTCGGCGTGTGGCAGAGCACCGGCCACACCGGGTTCGCCAAGCTCGCGGAGCCCGGCACGCCGGCATGGTTCGAGCTCCACGCGCTCGACTACGACGGGAGCGTGGCGTTCTACTCGAAGGCCCTCGGATGGAGCCTCTCGGTCATGGGCGACACGCCCGAGTTCCGCTACTCGACGCTCGGGGAGGGCCGCGAGGCCAAGGCGGGGATCTTCGACGCCGCCAAGGACCTGCCGGAAGGCGTCCCCGCCCACTGGACGGTGTACTGGACCGTCGAAGATGCGGACGAGACCCTGGCCCAGGCCACCGCGCTCGGCGCGACCGTTTTCATGCCGGCCGTCGACACGCCGTTCGGGCGCATGGCGGCGCTCGCGGACCCGCTGGGTGCGCCGTTCAGGATCATCCAGGACCGCGGCCAGGAGGACGGCGAGGGCGACACGCCGACGCCGTAG
- a CDS encoding NAD(P)H-quinone oxidoreductase: protein MKAVFITEPGGPEVLQVREVDAPVPGPGEVLIDVVAAGVNRADVQQRRGFYPPPPGASEIPGLEVSGRIAGFGPDVARPFSVGDKVVALLAGGGYAEQVAVPAEQVLRIPDGVDLVTAAALPETAATVYSNLFMTAQLQPGEMLLIHGATGGIGTMAVQMAKAFGARVAATAGTEEKVSTARAFLGVDVAINYNEQDFVQAIRDATDGRGADVILDVVGAKYLERNVEALATYGRLVVIGLQGGAKAELNLGMLLNKRAAVIGTALRPRPVEEKGAIMSAVKDHVWPLVVDGRIKPLVDKVFPLAEAAAAHEYFDSGEHVGKILLTV from the coding sequence ATGAAGGCCGTGTTCATCACCGAGCCCGGGGGGCCGGAGGTCCTCCAGGTGCGCGAGGTCGACGCCCCCGTGCCTGGGCCAGGCGAGGTGCTCATCGACGTTGTGGCTGCGGGCGTGAACCGCGCCGACGTGCAGCAGCGGCGCGGATTCTACCCGCCGCCCCCGGGCGCGTCCGAGATCCCCGGGCTCGAGGTCTCGGGCCGGATCGCGGGCTTCGGTCCGGACGTCGCGCGGCCGTTCTCGGTGGGGGACAAGGTTGTGGCCCTCCTGGCCGGCGGCGGGTACGCCGAGCAGGTCGCGGTCCCGGCGGAGCAGGTGCTGCGGATCCCGGACGGCGTGGACCTCGTGACGGCCGCGGCGCTGCCCGAGACCGCCGCGACCGTGTACTCGAACCTGTTCATGACGGCCCAGCTCCAGCCCGGCGAGATGCTGCTCATCCACGGCGCCACGGGCGGCATCGGCACGATGGCCGTCCAGATGGCCAAGGCCTTCGGCGCACGCGTCGCCGCGACCGCGGGCACGGAGGAGAAGGTCTCGACGGCGCGCGCGTTCCTCGGCGTCGACGTGGCGATCAACTACAACGAGCAGGACTTCGTCCAGGCGATCCGCGACGCGACCGACGGCCGGGGTGCGGACGTGATCCTCGACGTCGTGGGCGCGAAGTACCTCGAGCGCAACGTCGAGGCCCTGGCCACGTATGGCCGGCTCGTCGTGATCGGCCTCCAGGGCGGGGCCAAGGCCGAGCTCAACCTCGGCATGCTCCTGAACAAGCGCGCGGCCGTGATCGGGACGGCACTGCGCCCCCGCCCCGTCGAGGAGAAGGGCGCCATCATGTCCGCGGTCAAGGACCACGTGTGGCCGCTCGTGGTGGACGGGCGCATCAAGCCGCTCGTCGACAAGGTTTTCCCCCTCGCCGAGGCCGCCGCAGCCCATGAGTACTTCGACTCGGGGGAGCACGTGGGCAAGATCCTGCTGACGGTGTAG